TCGAAGCGGTCCGGGGGCCGGACGGGCGTGCGGCGGTCGGACGGGGCGACGGGGCGGGAGTCACAGGGGGACTGGTCCCGCGTTCCGGGTTAAATGTTCAGCGTGTAGAGGCGCTTGCGGGCGTCGGAGAAGGAGAACCGCGAGTCGACGACGCCCGCGTCCTCCAGACGCGAGAGGGCGTAGCGGACCGTCCGCGGCGGCAGCAGCGTCTCCTCGGCGAGTTGGCTCTGCGTCAGCGTGTCGTCGTAGTCCAGCACTTTCGCCACGAGTTTCGCGCTCGGCGGCATCTCCCGAATCGGTTCCCAGCGGTCGCTCGACCCCTCGTCCGCTCCGACTACCTCGGTGGTGCTCATTCGTGTCGTCATCTGGTGGATGTAGCTTAATAATATTTGCTGTATCGTATTATTACCTCTACGAATTATGACTCTCCGGATTCGGCGGGGCGCGGCCGGACCATCGGGCGGCGACAGGAAACGATATCGGCCGCGAGATGGTCAGAAAGGCCGGCTACCCGAAGCCTCTTATGAAACGCTACCCTACAGCAGACGATGACCGACACTGTGGACGACGTCGACCTTCCCTACGAAGAGGATGCGGCGTCGCAGCAGGAGAAAATTCAGGCGCTCCAAGAGCGCCTCGACGTTCTCGAATCTCAGAACGAAGAGATGCGAGACAAGTTGCTGGACGCGAACGCTGAGAACAACAAGTACCAGCAGAAGTTGGAGCGACTCACACACGAGAACAAGAAGCTCAAGCAGTCGCCCCTGTTCGTCGCCACCGTCCAAGAGGTAACGGACGAGGGCGTCATCATCAAGCAGCACGGCAACAACCAAGAGGCTCTCACGGAGGTCACCGACGAACTGCGCGAGGAGTTGGAGCCCGACTCCCGCGTGGCCGTCAACAACTCCCTCTCTATCGTCAAGCGACTCGACAACGAAACCGACGTGCGCGCTCGGGTCATGCAGGTCGAGCACAGCCCCGACGTCACGTACGCCGACATCGGCGGCCTCGAAGAGCAGATGAACGAGGTCCGAGAGACCGTCGAGATGCCGCTGAAATCCCCCGA
This Halogeometricum sp. S3BR5-2 DNA region includes the following protein-coding sequences:
- a CDS encoding winged helix-turn-helix domain-containing protein, whose product is MSTTEVVGADEGSSDRWEPIREMPPSAKLVAKVLDYDDTLTQSQLAEETLLPPRTVRYALSRLEDAGVVDSRFSFSDARKRLYTLNI